The Castanea sativa cultivar Marrone di Chiusa Pesio chromosome 11, ASM4071231v1 genome contains a region encoding:
- the LOC142616147 gene encoding uncharacterized protein LOC142616147 — protein MAEDIAFVLWDKFLNSLMEAESELSTDFRHISYFKDIKREMKKKTLAGVCSVSVNDTLKWLYELNGLFAECRIFALKKSKRRNKKLLQFIALLLDQIFFRKLRKRFDKFLPLPLNEEKTDEIQYENFIKFRHSYPEINDMDQNIGFQKQADKLESMLLNQSSGLLTIGIVGMDGVDKTTFVKNGLSRPRLQEEFPNTLWICLTDIDVDETTLQSHINEYPTFSSQKKVDNIG, from the coding sequence ATGGCTGAAGATATTGCCTTCGTCCTCTGGGACAAATTCTTGAACTCTCTTATGGAGGCAGAGTCAGAATTATCTACTGACTTCCGTCACATTTCCTACTTTAAAGATAtcaaaagagaaatgaagaagaaaactctGGCAGGTGTATGCTCGGTCAGTGTCAACGACACCCTGAAATGGCTTTATGAGCTCAATGGCCTATTCGCTGAGTGCCGAATTTTTGCACTGAAAAAGAGCAAGCGGCGAAACAAGAAATTGTTACAGTTCATCGCTCTTCTTCTGGACCAAATATTTTTCAGGAAATTGAGGAAGCggtttgacaaatttttaccACTGCCACTAAATGAAGAAAAAACGGACGAAATTCAATAcgaaaatttcatcaaatttcGACATTCGTATCCTGAAATTAATGATATGGATCAGAACATTGGGTTTCAAAAGCAGGCGGACAAGCTTGAGAGCATGCTCCTGAATCAGAGTTCAGGATTATTGACCATCGGGATTGTTGGTATGGATGGCGTGGATAAGACCACGTTCGTGAAAAACGGGTTGAGCAGGCCCAGATTGCAGGAGGAGTTTCCAAACACGCTGTGGATTTGCTTAACGGATATAGATGTAGATGAAACTACTTTACAGAGTCATATTAACGAATACCCCACTTTTTCATCTCAAAAGAAAGTTGATAATATTGGATGA